A window of the Bdellovibrio sp. ZAP7 genome harbors these coding sequences:
- a CDS encoding alpha/beta fold hydrolase, whose amino-acid sequence MNLFLLHGFLGRPSDWEAVKASLPPVSNLRIYTPDYFKDEELNSVHGFDQWAENFNDWVYDETKNTGRNVIVGYSLGGRLALQALAQNPTQWFKALLISTNPGFDDNLRHFDPSSEQRRQRWLSDSYWAEEFLKAPWDMVMRNWNAQPVFGGGSEPVRLEKDYNREFLSLALTRWSLAEQQNMRNIISALRQKVMWMVGEKDEKFVSMSQNLHHQTGLDYVVAPDASHRVLFDRPREVAEKIKQILQQLS is encoded by the coding sequence GTGAACCTTTTTCTTTTACACGGATTCTTAGGCAGACCCTCGGATTGGGAAGCGGTGAAAGCTTCTCTTCCTCCGGTCTCGAATCTGCGTATCTATACTCCTGACTATTTCAAAGACGAAGAGCTCAACTCCGTACATGGTTTTGATCAATGGGCCGAAAACTTTAACGACTGGGTTTATGATGAAACCAAAAACACTGGCCGCAATGTAATTGTCGGTTATTCTTTGGGCGGTCGTTTGGCTTTACAAGCTCTCGCACAAAATCCCACTCAATGGTTCAAAGCTTTATTGATCTCTACCAATCCTGGCTTTGATGATAATTTACGACATTTCGATCCCAGTTCTGAACAGCGTCGACAGCGCTGGTTGAGCGATTCCTATTGGGCAGAGGAGTTTCTGAAAGCTCCGTGGGATATGGTAATGAGAAACTGGAATGCCCAGCCTGTATTCGGTGGTGGCAGTGAGCCTGTTCGTTTGGAAAAAGACTATAATCGTGAATTCCTAAGTCTTGCATTGACCAGATGGTCCCTGGCGGAACAACAGAACATGCGCAATATCATCAGCGCCCTAAGGCAAAAAGTAATGTGGATGGTTGGCGAGAAAGACGAAAAGTTTGTCTCGATGTCGCAAAATCTGCATCACCAGACGGGCTTGGACTATGTGGTGGCCCCAGATGCCTCTCACCGTGTGCTGTTTGATCGTCCCCGCGAAGTTGCAGAAAAAATCAAACAGATCCTACAGCAGTTGTCCTGA
- the aroF gene encoding 3-deoxy-7-phosphoheptulonate synthase: METQTMQTSPSTQIVNVGGFNIGGPEFTVIAGPCSIESHAQFLETASGVKASGAHLLRGGIWKMRTSPTAFQGLGNSSFDIVKDVCKQLNMSLISEVTDIRQIEEVYDLVECFQVGSRSMQNYELLKELGRQNKPVLLKRGLAAYIEEWVKASEYVIKAGNGNVILCERGIRTFETATRNTLDLNAVAFAKKNTNLPVIVDPSHAVGIRALVPDLAYAAAAVGADGIIVEVHPRPAEALSDGMQALTLQDFEMMMRKLERILVAIDRPLHKVTAHAH; the protein is encoded by the coding sequence ATGGAAACGCAAACTATGCAAACAAGTCCCTCAACCCAAATCGTCAATGTTGGCGGGTTTAATATTGGGGGTCCCGAATTCACGGTCATCGCCGGTCCGTGCTCTATCGAAAGCCACGCTCAATTTCTTGAGACAGCTTCCGGTGTTAAGGCTTCTGGCGCACACTTGCTTCGCGGCGGTATCTGGAAAATGCGCACGTCCCCGACAGCCTTCCAAGGCTTGGGAAATTCATCTTTCGATATCGTTAAAGACGTTTGCAAACAGCTCAATATGAGCTTGATCTCCGAAGTCACTGACATCCGTCAAATTGAAGAAGTTTACGACCTTGTAGAGTGCTTCCAAGTGGGTTCTCGCTCTATGCAGAACTACGAACTTTTGAAAGAGTTGGGACGTCAAAACAAACCAGTTCTTTTGAAACGTGGTTTGGCCGCTTACATCGAAGAATGGGTTAAAGCCTCTGAATACGTGATCAAAGCGGGTAACGGCAATGTGATCCTTTGTGAACGTGGTATCCGTACTTTCGAAACAGCGACTCGCAACACTTTGGATTTGAACGCTGTGGCTTTCGCCAAGAAAAATACAAATCTTCCTGTTATTGTGGATCCTTCTCATGCAGTGGGTATTCGCGCGTTGGTTCCTGACCTGGCTTACGCAGCTGCGGCTGTGGGAGCTGACGGTATCATCGTGGAAGTTCATCCTCGCCCAGCAGAAGCTCTTTCTGATGGTATGCAAGCCCTGACTTTGCAGGACTTCGAAATGATGATGAGAAAACTTGAAAGAATCCTAGTCGCTATCGATCGTCCTCTTCACAAGGTGACAGCCCATGCACACTGA
- the ubiE gene encoding bifunctional demethylmenaquinone methyltransferase/2-methoxy-6-polyprenyl-1,4-benzoquinol methylase UbiE, with the protein MHTENQKHSPNPEIIRSMFSKVAANYDKGNNVLSMGVHHLWRKKLVKYSGAKLGDRVLDCATGTGDLAIEFKQQVGSAGQVTGTDFCAEMLIPAPGKAAQRGLDIKFEQADVTQLQYADDSFDISSISFGIRNVGNPVKGLSEMARVTKSGGTVMVLEFGQVNIPVFGALYNFYSQNILPKIGGLVTGQKDAYEYLQKSSAAFPCKEGFLDLMKQTGAFSHTEYITLTGGIAYIYKGTVK; encoded by the coding sequence ATGCACACTGAGAATCAAAAACACTCTCCAAATCCTGAAATCATTCGCAGCATGTTCTCTAAAGTGGCCGCGAACTACGACAAAGGGAACAATGTGCTTTCCATGGGTGTTCACCACTTGTGGAGAAAAAAATTGGTTAAATATTCTGGCGCGAAGCTAGGCGACAGAGTTTTGGATTGCGCAACGGGTACTGGTGACCTGGCGATTGAATTCAAACAACAAGTGGGTTCTGCAGGTCAAGTCACAGGAACTGATTTCTGTGCCGAGATGTTGATCCCGGCTCCAGGCAAAGCAGCTCAGCGCGGTTTGGACATCAAGTTTGAACAAGCTGACGTGACTCAACTTCAGTACGCTGATGATTCTTTCGATATCTCTTCCATCTCTTTTGGTATTCGCAATGTAGGCAACCCGGTTAAGGGTCTCAGCGAAATGGCGCGAGTCACTAAATCCGGTGGCACAGTGATGGTTTTGGAATTCGGCCAAGTGAACATCCCGGTGTTCGGCGCGCTTTACAATTTCTATTCACAAAACATTCTTCCAAAAATCGGTGGCTTGGTAACAGGTCAAAAAGACGCTTACGAATACTTGCAAAAGTCTTCAGCGGCTTTCCCTTGCAAAGAGGGCTTCCTGGATTTGATGAAACAAACCGGCGCGTTCTCCCACACAGAGTACATCACTTTGACTGGTGGCATTGCGTACATCTACAAAGGCACTGTTAAATAG
- a CDS encoding chorismate-binding protein, which produces MFCPDFYEQDSHPLWWGTAQNTLSTQELQSLLENYLAGNPRPEGPLSKAQWSEPAESDFQKDLEVIQGKIAKNEIQKAVPVIFARSSQTVTATERAQMILNLLSAPETLYVFGFWQKGQGILGATPETLFSYEQGFLQTMALAGTCPKSDKGERQSLLLDEKEMQEHHLVVEDLSQRLKKWGDVQSQGPMILELPTLFHLKTDFQVKCNRRPDFRELVMELHPTPALGVAPRAAGYGWMQDLPGQEGRRGYGAPFAFFGAEEALCLVAIRNLQWSTNESMIGSGCGIVAASEFSREWRELFQKRLSVRKILGLNV; this is translated from the coding sequence GTGTTTTGCCCTGATTTCTATGAGCAGGATTCGCACCCGTTATGGTGGGGAACTGCTCAAAACACTTTGAGCACCCAAGAACTCCAATCCCTGTTGGAAAACTATCTGGCCGGAAACCCGCGTCCCGAAGGGCCCCTAAGTAAGGCCCAGTGGAGTGAACCAGCAGAGTCCGACTTTCAAAAAGACCTCGAAGTGATCCAAGGTAAGATCGCAAAAAATGAAATTCAAAAAGCAGTGCCCGTGATCTTTGCCCGCTCGTCACAAACAGTGACGGCTACGGAGCGTGCGCAAATGATTTTGAATTTGTTGTCGGCACCAGAGACTTTGTACGTCTTTGGTTTTTGGCAAAAGGGTCAGGGCATTCTGGGGGCCACTCCGGAAACACTTTTCAGTTATGAACAGGGTTTCCTGCAAACGATGGCGCTCGCAGGCACTTGTCCAAAAAGCGACAAGGGTGAACGCCAATCATTGTTGCTTGATGAAAAAGAAATGCAAGAGCATCATCTGGTGGTTGAAGATCTCTCCCAACGCTTAAAGAAATGGGGAGACGTGCAAAGTCAGGGTCCGATGATCCTGGAATTGCCGACACTGTTTCATCTGAAAACTGATTTCCAGGTGAAGTGCAATCGACGCCCTGATTTCCGTGAATTGGTGATGGAACTTCATCCCACACCCGCTTTGGGAGTCGCTCCGCGCGCAGCCGGTTACGGTTGGATGCAGGATTTGCCAGGTCAGGAAGGTCGTCGTGGTTACGGAGCACCGTTTGCGTTTTTTGGCGCAGAGGAGGCTCTGTGTCTTGTGGCGATTCGGAATTTGCAGTGGAGTACGAACGAATCTATGATTGGTTCTGGTTGCGGCATTGTTGCGGCTAGTGAATTTTCCAGAGAGTGGCGTGAACTCTTTCAAAAACGCCTGTCTGTAAGAAAGATTTTGGGGCTTAACGTATGA
- a CDS encoding bacteriohemerythrin, with protein MSDNFFKWDQERLTTHVDAMDNEHKKLIEIMNRLYDRYEAKATKPELQSIVRELASWTITHFDHEEKFFDTLDYSQAAVHKKIHKDLVERLKGHATEFDKTGVLTPAFFQFLKTWLTAHIMGIDTKYGVIAAQKSA; from the coding sequence ATGTCTGACAATTTTTTTAAATGGGACCAAGAACGTCTTACCACTCATGTCGATGCGATGGATAACGAGCATAAAAAGTTAATAGAGATTATGAATCGATTGTATGACCGCTACGAAGCGAAAGCGACGAAACCGGAGTTGCAATCCATCGTTCGCGAACTGGCTTCCTGGACGATCACTCACTTCGACCACGAAGAAAAATTCTTTGATACTTTGGACTACTCGCAAGCTGCTGTTCACAAAAAAATTCATAAGGATTTGGTCGAGCGCTTAAAAGGCCACGCGACTGAATTTGACAAGACAGGCGTATTAACGCCTGCATTCTTCCAATTCCTGAAAACTTGGCTAACAGCCCACATCATGGGGATTGATACCAAGTATGGCGTCATTGCCGCCCAAAAGTCTGCTTAA
- the menD gene encoding 2-succinyl-5-enolpyruvyl-6-hydroxy-3-cyclohexene-1-carboxylic-acid synthase gives MTNMELAAKVIQELVDTGVREFILCAGARNSPLVHILDENKSLKVYSFFEERSAAFFALGRIAGYRRPVAIFTTSGTAVAELLPAAVEGTYSSLPLIMITADRPKRYRGSGAPQTIEQVGIFSYYNEVALDIDAENSHLSFKSLSWKKPIHVNVCFEEPLIDGPVPQIKVPATSERTKLPGQLPMGMLKQLEDFLNTHKPLVLVGILPEKAYGTVLDFLKQYKAPVYAEGISSLRGHPDLKDLQIRSGEQMIHKLLKSGTCDSILRIGGIPTVRLWRDLEDRYRELPVFSVGFNHYTGLSRPVDHCPSLDLLSQVEFASVHRENYQIAMEDESRTQQMKSLLEKYPKSEQGMIYAASKHMKGHSVYLGNSLPIREWDSCADLDSSPLRVAANRGANGIDGQISTFLGWAHTDTQNWCLVGDLTAMYDLSALWATSQLEAQKLRVVVINNGGGQIFSRMFKKEIFVNKHEISFESWAKMWNWSYQKWHTVPTSLELDNLQVIEMVPDWNETQQFWKEIETLWKE, from the coding sequence ATGACAAACATGGAATTGGCGGCAAAAGTTATTCAGGAGCTGGTGGACACCGGCGTTCGTGAATTCATTCTTTGTGCTGGAGCCCGCAACAGTCCACTGGTTCACATCCTGGACGAAAACAAAAGCCTGAAAGTTTATTCTTTCTTTGAAGAGCGCTCTGCTGCTTTCTTTGCTTTGGGGCGTATCGCGGGTTACCGCCGTCCGGTTGCTATTTTCACAACTTCAGGAACTGCAGTTGCAGAACTTTTGCCAGCAGCGGTTGAGGGAACGTATTCCTCTTTGCCTTTGATCATGATCACTGCGGATCGTCCTAAACGCTATCGCGGTTCCGGAGCTCCGCAAACGATTGAGCAAGTCGGTATTTTTTCTTATTACAACGAAGTGGCTTTGGATATCGATGCGGAAAATTCCCATTTGTCGTTCAAAAGTTTATCGTGGAAAAAACCAATTCACGTGAATGTTTGTTTTGAAGAGCCGTTGATTGACGGACCTGTTCCGCAAATCAAAGTTCCAGCAACTTCGGAAAGAACAAAACTTCCGGGTCAATTACCAATGGGCATGTTGAAGCAATTGGAAGATTTCCTTAACACGCACAAACCTTTGGTGCTCGTCGGGATTTTGCCAGAGAAAGCTTATGGCACTGTTTTGGATTTTTTAAAACAGTACAAAGCTCCCGTGTATGCCGAAGGTATTTCCAGTCTGCGCGGGCATCCTGATTTAAAGGACCTGCAAATTCGCTCGGGCGAGCAGATGATTCACAAGCTTTTAAAGTCTGGGACCTGCGACTCCATTTTGCGAATTGGAGGGATTCCCACCGTTCGTCTGTGGCGTGATCTTGAAGATCGTTATCGCGAGCTGCCAGTTTTTTCAGTCGGATTTAATCACTATACGGGATTAAGTCGTCCGGTAGACCATTGCCCTTCGCTGGATTTGCTCAGCCAGGTGGAGTTCGCCTCCGTTCACAGAGAGAACTATCAGATCGCGATGGAAGATGAATCTCGCACCCAACAAATGAAGTCATTGCTTGAGAAATATCCTAAGTCCGAGCAAGGCATGATTTATGCGGCCTCCAAACATATGAAGGGTCACTCCGTTTATCTTGGAAACTCTTTGCCAATTCGCGAATGGGATTCATGTGCTGATTTGGACAGTTCTCCATTGCGTGTGGCTGCGAATCGTGGAGCAAATGGTATAGACGGGCAGATCTCGACTTTCCTCGGTTGGGCACACACAGATACACAGAACTGGTGTCTGGTCGGGGATCTAACTGCGATGTATGATCTTTCGGCACTTTGGGCGACTTCTCAGTTAGAAGCGCAGAAATTACGAGTAGTTGTGATCAACAATGGTGGTGGCCAAATCTTCTCACGGATGTTCAAGAAAGAGATTTTCGTGAATAAGCACGAAATTTCATTCGAATCGTGGGCAAAAATGTGGAATTGGTCGTATCAGAAGTGGCATACTGTTCCTACGAGTTTGGAACTGGACAATCTTCAAGTGATTGAGATGGTCCCTGATTGGAATGAGACCCAGCAGTTTTGGAAGGAAATCGAAACCCTTTGGAAAGAGTGA
- a CDS encoding trypsin-like serine protease: MKKSIYLILTLVLLNACQPENPAVDSNVDEVTEEIVGGSTVSSVDSISKHLVFIYSNRDSSYCTGTIISENLILTAAHCIKNTSDTLVLGFGLDRSKGTMQARTSNGAVKHVAYKADLTAERNDVGLISFSGGLPEGFEPAPLANAKIFAKVKSEIIAVGYGRVKGVRNVPPSDSGSGRLRKVTLKIQSKTTNGKAFEVSQQDGRGICYGDSGGPAFVKSNGQYYLVGVTSAVLWYKPKDSVYDLCKEHSMFMDVKFYKPWINAQSGQLL, from the coding sequence ATGAAAAAAAGCATTTACCTGATCCTGACTCTCGTATTGTTAAATGCCTGCCAACCTGAAAACCCCGCTGTTGATTCTAACGTTGATGAAGTGACGGAAGAAATCGTCGGCGGGAGCACCGTATCCAGCGTGGATTCCATCTCTAAGCACTTGGTTTTTATTTACAGCAACCGTGATTCTTCATATTGCACTGGCACAATCATTTCAGAAAATCTGATTTTAACAGCTGCTCACTGTATTAAAAATACGTCTGACACTTTAGTTCTTGGCTTTGGTTTGGATCGCTCCAAGGGCACAATGCAGGCTCGAACCAGCAACGGCGCGGTTAAACACGTCGCTTATAAAGCGGATCTAACTGCGGAACGCAACGATGTCGGTTTGATCTCATTTTCCGGTGGCTTGCCAGAGGGTTTTGAACCCGCTCCGCTGGCGAATGCGAAAATTTTCGCCAAGGTAAAATCAGAAATCATTGCGGTTGGCTATGGCCGCGTGAAAGGCGTTCGCAACGTTCCCCCTTCTGACAGTGGCTCGGGTCGCCTTCGCAAAGTGACATTGAAAATTCAATCCAAGACGACGAACGGCAAAGCTTTTGAAGTCAGCCAACAAGACGGTCGCGGCATTTGCTATGGCGATTCTGGCGGTCCAGCGTTCGTCAAATCAAACGGTCAATACTACCTAGTGGGAGTAACTTCCGCAGTGCTTTGGTACAAACCCAAAGACTCAGTCTATGACTTGTGTAAAGAGCACTCGATGTTCATGGATGTGAAGTTTTATAAACCGTGGATCAATGCCCAATCAGGACAACTGCTGTAG
- a CDS encoding 1,4-dihydroxy-2-naphthoyl-CoA synthase, with amino-acid sequence MVSDIFTPEWWTEVPGFNFKDITYHRAKDQGTVRIAFNRPEVRNAFRPQTVDELYMALEHARITPDVGVVLITGNGPSPKDAGWAFCSGGDQRIRGKDGYKYEDKEASGKADLARLGRLHILEVQRLIRFMPKIVVSVVPGWAVGGGHSLHVVCDLTLASKEHAIFKQTDPDVASFDSGYGSAYLARMVGQKRAREIFFLGRNYSAQEAFEMGMVNAVIPHKDLEKVALEWAAEMNTKSPTAMRMLKFGFNMIDDGLVGQQLFAGEATRLAYGTEEAVEGRGAFVEKRERDFSKFPWHY; translated from the coding sequence ATGGTTTCCGATATTTTCACACCTGAATGGTGGACTGAAGTCCCTGGTTTTAATTTTAAAGATATCACCTATCACCGTGCCAAAGATCAGGGCACGGTACGCATCGCTTTCAATCGCCCCGAAGTTCGCAATGCCTTCCGTCCACAAACCGTGGACGAATTGTACATGGCTTTGGAGCATGCGCGCATCACTCCTGATGTGGGGGTTGTTTTGATCACGGGCAATGGACCATCTCCGAAAGATGCGGGTTGGGCTTTCTGTTCCGGTGGTGACCAACGCATCCGTGGTAAAGACGGTTACAAATATGAAGACAAAGAAGCTTCTGGTAAAGCAGACCTGGCTCGTTTGGGGCGTTTGCATATTTTGGAAGTTCAGCGCTTGATTCGTTTCATGCCTAAAATCGTGGTTTCCGTAGTTCCTGGTTGGGCTGTGGGTGGCGGTCACTCTTTGCATGTTGTCTGCGATCTGACGCTGGCAAGTAAAGAGCACGCGATCTTTAAACAAACAGATCCAGATGTCGCAAGCTTCGACAGCGGCTACGGTTCAGCTTACCTTGCTCGCATGGTCGGTCAAAAACGTGCCCGTGAGATTTTCTTCCTGGGTCGCAATTACTCTGCGCAGGAAGCTTTTGAAATGGGCATGGTCAACGCCGTGATCCCACATAAAGATCTCGAGAAGGTTGCGTTGGAATGGGCTGCTGAAATGAATACGAAGAGCCCAACTGCGATGCGTATGCTGAAGTTCGGTTTCAACATGATCGATGATGGTCTGGTGGGTCAGCAGTTGTTTGCTGGAGAAGCGACTCGACTGGCTTACGGTACTGAAGAAGCAGTCGAAGGCCGTGGAGCTTTCGTCGAGAAACGCGAAAGAGACTTCTCCAAGTTCCCTTGGCATTACTAA
- the pip gene encoding prolyl aminopeptidase — protein MEKQTLRDFYPPIEPYNKGFLKVSDIHNLYFEEVGNPAGKPIVFLHGGPGGGVAPDHRRFFDPKTYRIILFDQRGSGQSTPCAELRDNTTWDLVADTERIREHLKIDKWVVFGGSWGSTLALTYAIKHPERVKALVLRGIFLCRPSEIKWFYQEGASQIFPDVWDEYLKVIPQNERHDMVTAYYKRLTHENRDVRLEAAKAWSKWEAATSRLYIDAHAIEEFDDPDSALSFARIECHYFTNNAFFETNNWILENVNKIRNIPAWIVQGRYDVVCPATSAWELHKAWPEAKFQIIPDSGHAAAEPGTRSALVEATDACRSL, from the coding sequence ATGGAAAAACAAACTCTTCGCGATTTTTACCCACCTATTGAGCCCTACAACAAAGGCTTTTTAAAAGTTTCAGATATTCATAATCTCTATTTCGAAGAAGTCGGAAATCCTGCTGGTAAACCCATCGTGTTTTTGCACGGCGGCCCCGGTGGTGGTGTCGCTCCTGATCACCGACGTTTCTTTGATCCGAAAACTTATCGCATCATTTTGTTCGACCAACGTGGTTCGGGCCAATCCACTCCTTGTGCTGAACTTCGTGACAACACCACATGGGATCTGGTTGCAGATACAGAACGTATTCGCGAGCATTTGAAAATCGACAAATGGGTTGTCTTTGGCGGGAGCTGGGGTTCGACCCTGGCTTTGACTTACGCCATTAAACATCCCGAGCGCGTAAAAGCATTGGTTCTGCGCGGAATTTTCCTGTGCCGTCCTTCAGAAATTAAATGGTTTTATCAAGAAGGCGCTTCTCAGATTTTCCCTGACGTATGGGATGAGTATTTGAAAGTGATTCCTCAAAATGAACGCCATGACATGGTAACTGCCTACTACAAACGCCTGACTCATGAAAATCGCGATGTGCGTTTGGAAGCCGCGAAAGCCTGGAGTAAATGGGAAGCCGCAACTTCTCGTTTGTATATTGATGCTCACGCGATCGAAGAGTTCGATGATCCAGATTCTGCATTAAGCTTTGCACGTATCGAGTGTCACTACTTCACCAACAATGCGTTCTTTGAAACCAACAACTGGATTTTGGAAAACGTAAATAAGATCCGCAACATTCCAGCGTGGATCGTTCAAGGCCGTTACGATGTGGTTTGCCCGGCGACATCGGCGTGGGAACTTCACAAAGCTTGGCCGGAAGCCAAATTCCAAATCATCCCCGATTCAGGTCACGCGGCCGCTGAACCCGGCACCCGTTCTGCCCTGGTCGAAGCCACAGATGCCTGCAGATCGCTTTAA
- a CDS encoding branched-chain amino acid aminotransferase, producing MTNISTTLVKSPKALPPSDQLGFGQYFTDHMFVAKYSEGKGWYEASIVPYGPLSVDPGASVFHYGQALFEGMKAFRQNDGKVVFFRPDFNYNRLVEGAERMCLQAPPMELFMQGLHELTKVDERWIPHGPNTSLYIRPTLIGTEAFLGVRPSRETTFFILLSPVGSYYSEGAKPVKIWTEEKYLRAAPGGLGAVKAGANYASSLKAALEAKQKGYAQVLWLDVERLGIEEVGTMNAFFVFNNEIVTPALNGSILSGGTRDAIIQVLKKKNLPIVERRITITEVIERLEKGELKEAFGTGTAAVISPIGVIHYNEKDWMINGNETGPLSTELYNEITGIQKGTVKDSMNWISPLV from the coding sequence ATGACAAATATCTCTACAACTCTCGTGAAATCCCCGAAGGCTCTTCCTCCGTCTGATCAACTTGGTTTTGGTCAATACTTCACAGACCACATGTTTGTGGCAAAATACTCTGAAGGCAAAGGTTGGTACGAGGCTTCGATCGTTCCCTATGGCCCTCTTTCTGTGGACCCAGGCGCTTCGGTATTTCATTACGGTCAGGCACTTTTCGAAGGTATGAAGGCTTTCCGCCAAAACGATGGCAAGGTTGTCTTCTTCCGTCCTGATTTCAACTACAACCGCCTGGTTGAGGGTGCCGAACGTATGTGTCTTCAAGCTCCGCCTATGGAGCTATTTATGCAAGGTTTGCATGAGTTGACGAAAGTGGACGAGCGTTGGATTCCTCACGGGCCAAATACTTCTTTATACATCCGTCCCACATTGATCGGTACTGAGGCTTTCTTGGGGGTTCGTCCTTCTCGCGAAACCACTTTCTTCATCTTGTTGTCTCCGGTGGGTTCTTATTACTCTGAAGGCGCAAAACCAGTGAAAATCTGGACTGAGGAAAAATACTTGCGTGCAGCTCCGGGTGGCCTGGGTGCTGTGAAAGCCGGTGCGAACTATGCATCCAGTTTGAAAGCGGCCTTGGAAGCGAAACAAAAGGGTTATGCGCAAGTTTTGTGGTTGGACGTTGAGCGTTTGGGTATCGAAGAAGTTGGTACAATGAATGCGTTCTTTGTTTTCAATAACGAGATCGTGACTCCAGCATTGAACGGCAGCATTTTGTCGGGTGGTACCCGCGATGCTATCATCCAGGTTTTGAAAAAGAAAAATCTTCCGATCGTTGAAAGACGTATCACAATCACAGAAGTGATTGAGCGCCTGGAGAAGGGCGAGTTGAAAGAAGCTTTCGGTACGGGAACAGCTGCAGTGATTTCACCAATCGGCGTGATTCACTACAATGAAAAAGACTGGATGATCAACGGCAACGAAACCGGTCCATTGAGCACTGAGCTTTATAACGAAATCACTGGGATTCAAAAAGGCACAGTGAAAGATTCTATGAACTGGATTTCTCCACTCGTTTAA
- a CDS encoding trypsin-like serine protease: MPVSKKKTDSAIIGGEVVTGRDLTSQSVVGVLTQNKETGDVEICSGTLLKNKLVLTAAHCVSDPEGSLSISVVFDNVISPTGNTITAIRAVPRTAIPAWWGAETHLETDTGDIALLQYVGDTPSGYTPITALASEEDIVNNNQILIAGFGVNKVTTKPVDVNTFPDLIGAIQSGQVSCKDPVRLQGCVEVSMEGAGTLRQATSKIKNNRYSSSEIEVAPQSGNTCHGDSGGPAFIVKNNKLYLWGVANRSANNRLTDCSTNSVYASVPFFREWLNLAAARLQEESVK; encoded by the coding sequence ATGCCAGTCTCCAAAAAGAAAACAGACTCTGCAATCATCGGTGGTGAAGTTGTCACGGGCCGTGATCTGACTTCCCAAAGCGTTGTCGGTGTTTTGACTCAAAACAAAGAGACTGGCGACGTTGAAATTTGCAGCGGAACTTTATTAAAAAACAAACTTGTTTTAACTGCTGCTCACTGTGTCTCTGACCCAGAAGGCAGTCTTAGTATTTCAGTGGTTTTCGATAACGTGATCAGCCCGACGGGCAATACCATCACCGCGATTCGCGCGGTTCCTCGTACAGCGATTCCTGCATGGTGGGGCGCCGAAACACATTTAGAAACTGATACCGGGGACATCGCACTTCTTCAGTATGTTGGCGACACTCCAAGTGGCTACACGCCGATCACGGCTTTGGCTTCCGAAGAAGACATCGTTAATAATAACCAAATTCTGATTGCCGGTTTCGGTGTCAATAAAGTGACGACGAAGCCCGTGGACGTAAATACATTCCCGGATTTGATTGGTGCTATCCAATCAGGCCAAGTCAGCTGCAAAGACCCTGTCCGCCTTCAAGGTTGCGTGGAAGTATCTATGGAAGGTGCTGGCACATTAAGACAAGCCACTTCCAAAATTAAAAACAACCGTTATTCCAGTTCTGAAATCGAAGTCGCTCCGCAATCGGGCAACACATGCCATGGAGATTCCGGTGGCCCGGCGTTCATCGTAAAAAACAATAAACTGTATTTATGGGGAGTAGCAAACCGCTCTGCCAATAACAGGCTTACTGATTGTTCAACGAATTCAGTCTATGCCAGCGTGCCGTTCTTTAGAGAATGGCTGAACCTTGCAGCGGCGAGACTTCAGGAAGAATCAGTAAAATAG